From Desulfuribacillus stibiiarsenatis, a single genomic window includes:
- the asnB gene encoding asparagine synthase (glutamine-hydrolyzing) has product MCGIAGWVNWEVDLTEYIDVVEVMGQTLIPRGPDAKGTWVSPNAVFAHRRLVVVDPAGGLQPMTKDYEGEEFVLVYNGELYNADDLRNVLQNKGHKFRSHSDTEVLLTSYIEWGPKCVDYLNGIFAFSVWRERDQSLFLARDRLGVKPLFYTQAGNSFVFASELKSILSHPAVEPIIDQVGLSEILTMGPARTPGVGIFKNVFELKPGHFMQLNREGVKQTQYWSLKSRPHEEDFAGTVTKVKNIFEDAVQRQLVSDVPLCTLLSGGLDSSAITAYAHHASVAKGMGPLHTFSVDYVDNDKNFKPNEFQPNTDEYYIKRVTEFLGSVSHTIKLKNENLIESLQKAAIARDLPGMADIDGSLMLFSHEIKKHATVALSGECADEVFGGYPWFRNLDQQQPNMFPWVRNLTDRMALYNDDITNTIKPHEYMANRYQEAMDEVPRLQGETGNNERMREMFYINLTRWMPTLLDRKDRMSMAEGLEIRVPFCDHRLVEYLWNVPWEMKYHNKIEKGLLRKALEGVLPDDVLYRKKSPYPKTHDPAYLIAMKDWVSDIIHNPSSPILPFINKKKVESLLDNVTPESNMPWFGQLMNLPQFLAYLGQLDTWMREYKVQIKLK; this is encoded by the coding sequence ATGTGTGGTATCGCAGGTTGGGTCAACTGGGAAGTTGATCTTACAGAATATATAGATGTAGTAGAAGTCATGGGGCAGACGTTAATTCCCCGTGGGCCAGATGCAAAAGGCACTTGGGTATCGCCAAATGCGGTATTCGCCCATCGAAGACTGGTGGTTGTCGACCCTGCTGGGGGGTTGCAGCCTATGACCAAAGATTATGAGGGTGAAGAGTTTGTCCTCGTATACAATGGTGAGCTTTACAATGCGGACGACTTAAGAAATGTTCTGCAAAATAAAGGCCACAAATTCCGCTCGCATTCTGATACGGAGGTATTACTGACTTCATATATTGAGTGGGGACCGAAGTGCGTTGACTATTTAAATGGGATTTTTGCTTTTTCCGTTTGGCGGGAGCGTGATCAATCGCTGTTCTTGGCTCGTGACCGATTAGGGGTAAAACCACTGTTCTATACACAGGCTGGAAATTCCTTCGTGTTTGCCTCCGAACTGAAGTCCATCTTATCGCACCCAGCGGTAGAACCAATTATAGACCAAGTGGGCTTATCAGAGATTTTGACAATGGGGCCTGCACGCACACCAGGGGTTGGTATTTTCAAAAACGTGTTTGAACTAAAGCCCGGTCACTTTATGCAGTTGAATAGAGAAGGAGTAAAACAGACACAATATTGGTCTCTAAAAAGCAGACCACATGAAGAGGATTTTGCTGGAACGGTAACAAAGGTAAAAAACATTTTCGAGGATGCCGTGCAACGTCAGCTAGTTTCAGATGTGCCGTTATGTACATTATTGTCGGGAGGGCTTGACTCAAGTGCAATTACTGCCTACGCGCACCATGCAAGTGTAGCAAAAGGCATGGGTCCATTGCATACATTCTCCGTCGATTATGTAGATAATGATAAGAACTTCAAGCCCAATGAATTTCAACCAAACACCGATGAATACTACATTAAGCGCGTAACAGAGTTTTTGGGGAGTGTATCTCATACCATCAAATTGAAGAATGAGAACCTCATTGAGTCCCTACAGAAAGCGGCCATTGCCCGGGACCTTCCAGGTATGGCTGATATCGATGGCTCACTCATGTTGTTCAGTCATGAAATTAAAAAGCATGCAACGGTAGCGCTCTCTGGGGAGTGTGCAGATGAAGTGTTCGGCGGGTATCCATGGTTTAGAAACTTAGATCAACAACAGCCGAATATGTTCCCGTGGGTAAGAAACCTAACGGACCGTATGGCTTTATATAATGATGATATTACAAACACCATCAAACCGCATGAATACATGGCAAATCGTTATCAAGAAGCCATGGATGAAGTGCCGCGATTACAAGGTGAAACAGGGAATAATGAACGAATGCGCGAAATGTTCTACATTAACTTAACTCGCTGGATGCCAACACTTCTCGACCGCAAGGATCGCATGAGTATGGCAGAAGGACTAGAGATTCGTGTGCCATTCTGTGACCACCGTTTAGTAGAATATTTATGGAATGTGCCTTGGGAAATGAAATATCATAATAAAATTGAAAAAGGATTACTGCGAAAAGCACTTGAGGGAGTTCTCCCAGACGATGTGCTATATCGGAAAAAGAGTCCATACCCCAAAACCCATGACCCAGCGTATCTGATAGCAATGAAAGACTGGGTCAGTGATATCATACACAATCCAAGTTCGCCAATCTTACCGTTTATTAATAAGAAAAAAGTAGAAAGTCTATTAGATAATGTTACCCCTGAATCCAATATGCCTTGGTTTGGTCAATTGATGAATTTGCCACAATTCTTAGCATACCTCGGGCAATTAGATACTTGGATGAGAGAGTATAAGGTACAGATTAAATTAAAGTAA